From a single Ensifer adhaerens genomic region:
- a CDS encoding flavin reductase encodes MTQDATPQVSSPQAPTPEALAFRNGMSRLGAAVNIVTTDGPAGRHGLTVSAVCSVTDQPPTLLVCINRKAFSHDAFVENGAICVNVLSPAHQDLSRAFARWTGEDRFATTDWHTRATGAPVLADAAVAFDCRIIDQQSRGTHSVFFCEVITTEVADGEANGLVWFDRAFHPLEPH; translated from the coding sequence ATGACCCAAGATGCCACCCCCCAAGTCTCCAGCCCCCAAGCCCCGACTCCGGAAGCGCTCGCCTTCCGCAACGGCATGAGCCGCCTCGGCGCTGCCGTCAACATCGTCACCACAGACGGACCGGCGGGCCGCCACGGGCTGACCGTCTCGGCCGTCTGCTCCGTGACAGACCAGCCGCCAACGCTGCTCGTCTGCATCAATCGCAAGGCCTTCTCGCATGATGCCTTCGTGGAAAACGGCGCGATCTGCGTCAATGTCCTGAGCCCCGCGCATCAGGATCTCTCCCGCGCTTTCGCCCGCTGGACCGGCGAGGACCGCTTCGCCACGACGGACTGGCACACGCGGGCGACCGGCGCGCCGGTTCTGGCCGACGCTGCCGTCGCCTTCGACTGCCGCATCATCGATCAGCAGTCACGCGGAACCCATAGTGTCTTCTTCTGCGAGGTGATCACGACCGAAGTCGCCGATGGCGAAGCCAACGGTCTCGTCTGGTTCGACCGCGCCTTCCACCCGCTGGAACCGCATTGA
- a CDS encoding vanillate O-demethylase ferredoxin subunit: MGTNTLKLKVAERIEEPGNILRLRLVEAGGATLPAFEAGAHLDLHLFDGATDLWRQYSLCSDPARQDAYEIGVLLDPKSRGGSVAVHKLAQAGSSLEVEGPRNHFPLEETAEKSVLFGGGIGITPMLAMAQRLHALGRDFVLHYCTRSQGVTAFRNLIESAPWADRVIFHFDDQPEEQRLDLARDLPAPAPGTHLYVCGPQGFMDWVINTAEGAGHAKANVHREYFSADVDQSGSGFEVVAKRSGVTVRVDAGNTIAKALAAAGVKIEVKCEEGVCGTCVTDVLEGIPDHRDKFLTDEEREECSMICACCSRAATPTLVLDV; this comes from the coding sequence ATGGGCACGAACACGCTGAAACTGAAAGTCGCCGAGCGCATCGAGGAGCCCGGCAATATCCTGCGGCTCCGCCTCGTCGAGGCCGGTGGCGCGACGCTGCCCGCCTTTGAGGCCGGCGCGCATCTCGATCTGCATCTTTTTGACGGCGCGACGGACCTGTGGCGGCAATACTCGCTCTGCTCCGATCCGGCACGGCAAGACGCCTACGAGATCGGCGTGCTGCTCGACCCGAAATCGCGCGGCGGCTCCGTTGCCGTTCACAAGCTGGCGCAGGCCGGCAGCAGCCTTGAGGTCGAAGGTCCGCGCAACCATTTTCCGCTGGAGGAGACGGCCGAAAAGTCCGTGCTTTTCGGCGGGGGCATCGGCATCACGCCCATGCTTGCCATGGCGCAGCGCCTTCATGCTCTCGGCCGCGATTTCGTGCTGCATTACTGCACCCGCTCGCAAGGCGTGACGGCCTTCAGAAACCTCATCGAAAGCGCACCATGGGCCGACAGGGTGATCTTCCACTTCGACGACCAGCCGGAAGAACAGCGGCTCGATCTTGCACGCGATCTTCCCGCCCCTGCCCCCGGCACGCATCTCTATGTCTGCGGCCCCCAGGGCTTCATGGACTGGGTCATCAACACGGCGGAAGGCGCCGGCCACGCGAAGGCAAATGTGCACCGCGAATATTTCTCGGCCGATGTCGACCAGTCCGGCAGCGGGTTCGAGGTGGTCGCGAAGCGCTCCGGCGTGACGGTGCGCGTCGATGCCGGCAACACGATTGCCAAGGCGCTGGCCGCTGCCGGCGTGAAGATCGAGGTCAAATGCGAGGAAGGTGTGTGCGGCACCTGCGTCACGGATGTGCTGGAAGGCATACCCGACCACCGCGACAAGTTCCTGACCGATGAAGAACGCGAGGAATGCTCGATGATCTGCGCCTGCTGCTCACGCGCAGCCACCCCCACCCTGGTATTGGATGTTTGA